A single Fusobacterium hominis DNA region contains:
- a CDS encoding ACT domain-containing protein, protein MNNKYLIVDKNIVPEYFEKVIEARDLIKNGKCTNVSEAVKIVGISRSTYYKYKDSVFLPSDNNIGKKALISMMLEDKSGALSEILNLLSSCECNIITINQNIPINGVASVVISLDVSKATTHIEDILDKLESSKYILSSRLVALG, encoded by the coding sequence ATGAATAATAAATATTTAATTGTGGATAAAAATATAGTTCCAGAATACTTTGAAAAAGTTATTGAGGCTAGGGATCTTATAAAAAATGGAAAGTGTACAAATGTAAGCGAAGCTGTCAAAATAGTTGGAATAAGCAGAAGTACTTACTATAAATATAAAGATTCTGTATTTCTACCTTCTGACAATAATATTGGAAAAAAGGCTCTAATTTCAATGATGCTAGAAGATAAAAGCGGAGCTCTATCTGAGATTTTAAATTTACTTTCTTCTTGTGAATGTAATATTATTACTATAAACCAAAACATTCCAATTAATGGTGTAGCATCTGTTGTTATATCTTTAGATGTATCAAAAGCTACTACTCATATTGAAGACATTTTAGATAAACTAGAAAGTTCAAAATATATTCTTTCCTCTCGTCTTGTAGCTTTGGGATAA
- a CDS encoding YdbC family protein has protein sequence MAEIKFEIVENLGVIGTSTKNWTKEINLVSWNGRKAKIDIRDWDENHEKMGKGITLSKEELKALKDILDTIDIDDLDM, from the coding sequence ATGGCAGAAATAAAATTTGAAATAGTAGAAAACTTGGGAGTAATTGGAACTTCAACTAAAAATTGGACTAAAGAGATAAATTTAGTTTCTTGGAATGGTAGAAAAGCTAAAATAGATATTCGTGATTGGGACGAAAACCATGAAAAGATGGGAAAAGGTATAACACTTAGTAAAGAAGAATTAAAAGCATTAAAAGATATTTTAGATACAATAGATATAGACGATTTAGATATGTAA
- a CDS encoding dicarboxylate/amino acid:cation symporter has product MAKIKDSLIIKLILGVVVGLIVGLYCNETVIGVIQSIKFVLGQIINFTVPLIILGFIAPAITKMKSNASKMLGVMLLLAYSSSVGAALFSMVAGYTLIPRLHIVSAVEGLKVLPKLIFKIDIPPVFSVMTALVLSLFLGLAIIWTKSKQFESLLDEFNAIMLKIVYKIIIPILPFFIATTFATLAYEGGITKQLPVFIKVVVIVLIGHFIWLTVLYTLGGIISGKNPLKLVKFYGPAYLTAVGTMSSAATLPVALSCVKKSKVLHDDITDFAIPLGSTVHLCGSVLTEVFFVMTVSQVLYGQLPAVGTMVLFIVLLGIFAVGAPGVPGGTVMASLGIIISVLGFDDSGVALMLTIFALQDSFGTACNIVGDGALALMLNGIFDKELAAQKK; this is encoded by the coding sequence ATGGCTAAAATCAAAGATAGCTTAATAATTAAGCTAATACTTGGTGTTGTCGTAGGTCTTATAGTGGGGCTTTACTGCAATGAAACTGTGATTGGAGTTATTCAATCAATCAAATTTGTTCTAGGACAAATAATTAACTTTACTGTACCACTTATCATCTTAGGGTTTATTGCCCCTGCTATTACAAAGATGAAATCTAATGCAAGTAAAATGTTAGGAGTAATGTTACTACTTGCTTACTCATCTTCTGTTGGAGCAGCACTTTTTTCAATGGTGGCTGGATATACTTTAATTCCAAGACTACATATTGTATCTGCAGTTGAAGGATTAAAAGTTCTTCCAAAACTTATCTTTAAAATTGATATTCCACCAGTATTTTCTGTTATGACTGCATTAGTGCTTTCATTATTCTTAGGACTTGCTATTATATGGACAAAGTCAAAACAATTTGAAAGTCTACTAGATGAATTTAATGCTATCATGTTGAAAATAGTTTATAAAATTATTATTCCTATACTTCCATTCTTTATAGCAACTACATTTGCTACACTTGCTTATGAAGGTGGAATTACAAAACAACTTCCAGTATTTATAAAAGTTGTTGTAATTGTTCTTATAGGACATTTTATCTGGCTTACAGTTTTATACACTTTAGGAGGAATAATATCTGGAAAAAATCCTCTAAAACTTGTAAAATTCTATGGCCCTGCATATTTAACAGCTGTTGGAACAATGTCATCTGCTGCAACTTTACCAGTTGCTTTAAGTTGTGTTAAAAAATCAAAAGTTTTACATGATGATATAACTGACTTTGCTATTCCTTTAGGATCAACAGTACATCTTTGTGGATCTGTTTTAACAGAAGTTTTCTTTGTAATGACAGTTTCTCAAGTATTATACGGTCAATTACCTGCTGTTGGAACAATGGTATTATTTATAGTACTACTTGGAATATTTGCTGTTGGAGCTCCTGGAGTACCTGGAGGTACAGTAATGGCATCACTTGGTATCATAATAAGTGTACTAGGATTTGATGACAGTGGAGTTGCTCTAATGCTTACAATATTTGCTTTACAAGATAGTTTTGGTACTGCTTGTAACATAGTTGGAGATGGAGCTCTAGCTCTTATGTTAAATGGAATATTTGATAAAGAACTAGCTGCACAAAAAAAATAA
- a CDS encoding L-cysteine desulfidase family protein has translation MEKTTEKIIKILEEELIPAEGCTEPIAIAYAASKLTDILGHVPDHVDAYLSGNIIKNVKSVKIPRSNGMVGIEAAIAMGSILGDSSKELMVIAHADTNRLDEVQKYLDEKRIKVMVNEGDVKLYIRLEGTYNGESATVEIQNYHTNITKIVKDGKEIKGLSCDEVCSSDVMTDRSFLSVDLIYDLAKTIDLSLIQPIFEKVIAYNSAIANEGLTNTYGIAIGKTIKEGMEEGVYGNDLRNKMASFASAGSDARMNGCSLPVVTTSGSGNQGMTCSLPVIKFCEEKKLSHETLIRGLFFSHMTTIHIKSNIGRLSAYCGAICASAGVAGAISFVDGLSLAQIKHAIETTLGTLSGVICDGAKSSCATKIASGISAAFDGYYAASKNRKLEFGEGIIGKDVEATIKHVGILGQEGMKITDEVILDIMVKNI, from the coding sequence ATGGAAAAGACTACAGAAAAAATCATTAAAATATTAGAAGAAGAACTTATACCTGCTGAAGGGTGTACAGAACCTATTGCTATTGCATATGCAGCAAGTAAACTTACTGATATATTAGGACATGTGCCTGACCATGTAGATGCATATTTATCTGGAAATATTATAAAAAATGTTAAGAGTGTTAAAATTCCTAGATCAAATGGAATGGTTGGAATTGAAGCTGCAATTGCTATGGGATCAATTTTAGGAGATAGTTCTAAAGAACTTATGGTTATTGCTCATGCTGATACTAATCGTTTAGATGAAGTTCAAAAATATTTAGATGAAAAAAGAATCAAAGTTATGGTTAATGAAGGAGATGTAAAATTATACATTAGACTTGAAGGAACTTATAACGGAGAATCTGCAACTGTTGAAATCCAAAATTATCATACTAATATTACAAAAATTGTTAAAGATGGAAAAGAAATAAAAGGTCTATCTTGTGATGAAGTATGTTCAAGTGATGTAATGACTGACAGATCATTTTTATCTGTTGATTTAATATATGATTTAGCAAAAACTATTGATCTTTCTCTAATTCAACCTATATTTGAAAAAGTAATAGCTTATAACTCTGCTATTGCTAATGAAGGACTTACAAATACTTATGGTATTGCTATTGGTAAGACTATAAAAGAGGGAATGGAAGAAGGAGTTTACGGAAACGATCTTAGAAATAAAATGGCAAGTTTTGCTAGTGCTGGTAGCGATGCTAGAATGAATGGTTGTTCACTTCCAGTAGTTACTACAAGTGGTAGTGGAAACCAAGGTATGACTTGTTCTTTACCTGTTATCAAATTCTGTGAAGAGAAAAAACTTTCTCACGAAACATTAATAAGAGGACTTTTCTTTTCTCATATGACTACAATACACATCAAATCAAATATTGGAAGACTTTCTGCATATTGTGGAGCTATTTGTGCAAGTGCTGGAGTAGCTGGAGCTATCTCTTTTGTTGATGGACTTTCATTAGCTCAAATAAAACATGCTATTGAAACAACTCTTGGAACATTATCTGGAGTAATTTGTGACGGAGCAAAAAGCTCTTGTGCTACTAAAATAGCATCTGGAATAAGTGCAGCATTTGATGGGTACTATGCAGCATCTAAAAATAGAAAATTGGAATTTGGAGAAGGAATAATTGGTAAAGATGTAGAAGCTACAATAAAACATGTTGGAATCTTGGGACAAGAAGGAATGAAAATAACTGACGAAGTTATTTTAGATATAATGGTAAAAAATATATAG
- a CDS encoding sigma-54 interaction domain-containing protein, which produces MSISLLDIKEDVNRYINIISSLMKVDVGVVDSDMTRVTGTGLYKNIAGVSALGSVYKNTIETGDTHIIENPRQHFLCAQCKDINNCKELLEISTPIYCQKEIVGVLGLVCFSIEQKTMILANLDSYLSFTKQIAEFIGIKFFEHKENLMQKDRERTLKAIIDNINKGVIICDKENHIVTVNSITSKKFDIGPDMIGKHMQIISQNDSIMNEEIFKMIIDNKEYNVTGKIIPLMSLQNKKGNAFVFEDLKRINKNIAEFSTDSNRITINDIYGNSQITKNLRENILKVANSTSTVLITGESGTGKELVARSLHSHSDRKNRPFVVINCSAIPDSLLESELFGYVKGAFTGADNNGRMGKFELANTGVIFLDEIGDMPLYLQAKILRVIQEKKIERIGSNKSIDLDIRIIAATNVDLEKKIEENKFRRDLYYRLNVIPVTLSPLRERKEDILPITDYLIKKFNRISQSYISSVHEDVKTALLNYNWPGNIRELENTIELMFNLSGSSHVLTKNLLPSSILEEKIEESSCIRTIINEEKELLDFDAIEKEYIIKSLKIYGDSTEGKKSTAEKMGIGLTTLYRKMKRYGLD; this is translated from the coding sequence ATGAGTATCTCATTACTTGATATTAAGGAAGATGTAAATAGATATATCAACATTATATCTAGCCTTATGAAAGTAGATGTTGGAGTTGTTGATAGTGACATGACTAGAGTTACTGGAACAGGACTTTATAAAAATATTGCAGGAGTTTCTGCTCTAGGTAGCGTATATAAAAATACAATAGAAACTGGTGACACTCACATCATTGAAAATCCAAGACAACATTTTCTATGTGCACAATGCAAAGATATAAATAATTGTAAAGAACTTCTTGAGATCTCAACTCCTATTTACTGTCAAAAGGAAATAGTTGGAGTATTAGGACTGGTTTGCTTTAGCATAGAACAAAAGACTATGATCTTAGCCAACCTTGATTCTTATCTATCTTTTACAAAACAAATTGCAGAGTTTATTGGAATTAAATTTTTTGAACACAAAGAAAATCTTATGCAAAAAGATAGAGAACGAACATTAAAAGCTATTATTGATAATATTAATAAGGGAGTAATTATCTGTGACAAAGAAAATCATATAGTTACCGTAAATAGTATCACTTCTAAAAAATTTGATATAGGACCTGATATGATTGGTAAACATATGCAAATCATTAGCCAAAATGACTCTATTATGAATGAAGAAATCTTTAAGATGATAATAGATAATAAAGAATACAATGTCACTGGAAAAATTATTCCTCTTATGTCGCTTCAAAATAAGAAAGGAAATGCCTTTGTCTTTGAAGATTTAAAAAGAATTAATAAAAATATAGCTGAATTTTCCACTGACAGCAATAGAATAACTATTAACGATATCTATGGTAACTCACAAATTACTAAAAATCTAAGAGAAAATATTTTAAAAGTTGCAAATAGTACATCCACTGTTTTAATAACAGGAGAAAGTGGAACTGGAAAAGAGCTTGTAGCTCGTTCACTTCACTCTCATAGCGATAGAAAAAATAGACCTTTTGTTGTTATAAATTGTTCTGCTATTCCTGATTCACTTCTAGAAAGTGAATTATTTGGATATGTAAAAGGAGCTTTTACAGGAGCAGATAACAACGGAAGAATGGGAAAATTTGAACTTGCAAATACTGGAGTTATTTTCTTAGATGAAATTGGAGATATGCCTTTATACTTACAGGCTAAAATTTTAAGAGTTATCCAAGAGAAAAAAATCGAAAGAATTGGATCTAATAAAAGTATAGATTTAGATATAAGAATAATTGCTGCTACAAATGTTGACCTTGAAAAGAAAATCGAGGAAAACAAATTTAGACGTGATTTATACTATAGATTAAATGTAATACCAGTAACACTATCTCCTTTACGAGAACGAAAAGAAGATATCTTACCTATTACAGATTATCTAATTAAAAAGTTTAACAGAATTTCTCAAAGTTATATATCTTCAGTTCATGAAGATGTAAAAACAGCTCTTTTAAATTACAATTGGCCTGGAAACATAAGAGAACTTGAAAATACAATAGAACTTATGTTTAACTTAAGTGGTTCTAGCCATGTACTGACTAAAAATCTATTACCTTCTAGTATATTAGAGGAGAAAATAGAAGAGTCTTCATGTATACGAACAATAATAAATGAAGAAAAAGAGCTTTTAGATTTTGATGCTATTGAAAAAGAATACATAATAAAATCTTTAAAAATTTATGGAGATTCTACAGAAGGAAAAAAATCAACAGCAGAAAAAATGGGTATAGGACTTACTACTCTATACAGAAAAATGAAAAGATACGGACTAGATTAG
- a CDS encoding LysR family transcriptional regulator: protein MQVGQKIFMTVVEEMSISRAAARSFVTQQCVSDHIRRLEEEYNVELFKRRPKLSITSAGEELYETFCEIKRIEEKFEKKLEKMKGESKPKLTIGVNGTRINMILSNLLSEFNKYFPKVVISFVVRDTRTLEQMLLKEELDMLLDLNAHGSPQFNILSVARDKLYFLISKTLFNKYYSREDIARFSQGIALEDFRNVPLVSNAEITTIHGILMHYAQRDNVELNILYYTGDYETQIALCNSNLAAGVCPTIVVKKVIDYNRRNSHTDLYIFPIKNQTEELEIQIVTNKGVIQSDYMKKFIELLQLLLKKEYS from the coding sequence GTGCAAGTAGGACAAAAAATCTTTATGACTGTAGTTGAGGAAATGAGCATAAGTAGAGCTGCTGCTAGATCATTTGTAACTCAACAATGTGTTAGTGATCATATAAGAAGACTTGAAGAAGAGTATAATGTTGAGCTTTTTAAAAGAAGACCAAAGCTTTCAATAACTTCAGCTGGAGAAGAATTATATGAAACTTTTTGTGAAATAAAAAGAATAGAGGAAAAATTTGAAAAAAAATTAGAGAAAATGAAAGGTGAATCAAAGCCTAAACTGACAATTGGTGTAAATGGTACAAGAATAAATATGATTTTATCTAATTTGCTCAGTGAATTTAATAAATATTTTCCAAAGGTAGTTATATCATTTGTAGTTAGAGATACTAGAACTCTAGAGCAGATGTTGTTAAAAGAGGAGTTAGACATGCTTTTAGATCTAAATGCACATGGAAGTCCTCAGTTTAATATTTTATCTGTTGCAAGAGATAAACTGTATTTTTTAATTTCTAAAACTTTATTTAATAAGTATTATAGTAGAGAAGATATTGCAAGGTTTAGTCAGGGGATAGCTTTAGAAGATTTTAGAAATGTACCACTTGTAAGTAATGCTGAAATTACTACTATTCATGGAATTTTAATGCATTATGCTCAAAGAGATAATGTGGAACTTAATATTCTTTATTATACAGGGGATTATGAAACTCAAATAGCTCTATGTAATTCAAATCTTGCTGCTGGTGTGTGTCCAACTATTGTTGTAAAAAAAGTTATAGATTACAATAGAAGAAATAGCCATACTGATTTATATATTTTCCCAATAAAAAATCAAACAGAAGAACTTGAAATACAAATAGTGACAAATAAAGGTGTAATTCAATCTGATTATATGAAAAAGTTTATAGAACTTTTACAGCTGCTTTTAAAAAAGGAGTATAGTTAA
- a CDS encoding DNA-processing protein DprA: protein MYSKEEMVILSIIYSEYIDGIFPKPKVDLNLLFQVFKISIVKNKSIFNFDNIQDLVFYVTKNILNKGNYEKRVAQFIEYFKNLDYEKMLEKAKVEIENSKKYKIEIITYFDFRYPNCLKTIKLSPFVIYVKGKFPINFDNSLAIIGARKVDNIGKKLAFEFGKFLSLNNWYNISGLAIGCDTYGHIGSINKTGAILAQGLITEIFPKENINLADKILENGGFLLSELPLTTSCKQHFFILRDRLQAALTRGVIVIETGENSGTLHTVKFALKENRKVFVLDINGEENEFIIGNIKLLNKNLKMNGNVKISKKDREKIIGIKNPIELKKYLSNSDKFDEKILIQERLF, encoded by the coding sequence ATGTATAGTAAAGAAGAGATGGTTATATTATCAATAATATACAGTGAATATATTGATGGAATTTTTCCAAAACCTAAGGTAGATTTAAATTTGTTATTTCAAGTTTTTAAAATATCTATTGTTAAAAATAAATCTATTTTTAATTTTGATAATATACAAGATCTAGTTTTTTATGTAACCAAAAATATTTTAAATAAAGGAAATTATGAGAAAAGAGTAGCACAATTTATAGAATATTTTAAAAATTTAGATTATGAAAAAATGTTAGAAAAAGCTAAGGTAGAAATAGAAAATAGTAAAAAATATAAGATAGAAATAATTACATATTTTGATTTTCGTTATCCAAATTGTTTAAAAACAATAAAACTTTCACCTTTTGTAATATATGTAAAAGGCAAATTTCCTATTAATTTTGATAATTCTTTAGCAATTATTGGAGCTAGGAAAGTAGATAATATAGGTAAAAAATTAGCCTTTGAATTTGGTAAATTTTTAAGTTTAAATAATTGGTATAATATAAGTGGATTAGCCATAGGTTGCGATACATATGGGCATATAGGAAGTATTAATAAAACTGGAGCAATATTAGCTCAAGGGTTAATAACAGAGATTTTTCCAAAAGAAAATATAAATTTAGCTGATAAAATTTTAGAAAATGGAGGATTTTTACTATCTGAACTTCCTTTAACTACCTCATGCAAACAACATTTCTTTATTTTACGAGATAGATTGCAAGCAGCTTTAACAAGAGGTGTTATTGTAATAGAAACAGGTGAAAATTCTGGAACTTTACATACTGTAAAATTTGCTTTAAAAGAAAATAGGAAAGTTTTTGTTTTGGATATTAATGGTGAAGAAAATGAATTTATAATAGGAAATATAAAACTTTTAAATAAAAATTTGAAAATGAATGGAAATGTAAAAATTTCTAAAAAAGATAGAGAGAAAATAATTGGGATAAAAAATCCAATTGAGTTAAAAAAGTATTTGTCTAATAGTGACAAATTTGACGAAAAAATCTTAATCCAAGAGAGATTATTTTAA
- a CDS encoding NAD(P)/FAD-dependent oxidoreductase, whose product MKIFDVAIIGAGVIGASIARELSKYQLSTILIEAENDVSMGSSKANSAIIHGGYAESHSKVKGRFCYKGRVQFSKLDKELNFGYKENGSFVIAFEEENLPKLEELKANGELNGLTDLSILTKDEIIKLEPNINPEVKYALYCKGAGICSPYEFVIALTENAIHNGVELKLNTEVTSIKEIDSKYFEITSKDENKIYARYIVNAAGLHGAKVANMLGDKSFEIYPRSGEYMVFKRGYGELVKQVIFQMPSKLGKGILVTPTYHNNLLIGPDALNEPVVDLNTHVERLAKIFKLALNSIPSLDVNNFIRSFSGVRAVSSTDDFIIRASEVNPRFIFATGIQSPGLTSSPAIAQEVVCLLKENGLELKENKNFDPYRKPIIPDPSKKVWAEGIEIKKYVDLPKGDPDRFVCRCEQVSESTINEALNRNIPITSVDAIKRRTRAGMGLCQGTFCRSRVFEYLKDKVQDRADINTDIQDKHLSRVSKSELLNYMKNN is encoded by the coding sequence ATGAAAATTTTTGATGTTGCAATTATAGGTGCTGGTGTTATTGGAGCAAGTATTGCTAGAGAGTTATCAAAATATCAACTATCAACTATTTTAATCGAAGCAGAAAATGATGTTTCTATGGGTTCTAGCAAGGCTAATTCAGCTATAATTCATGGTGGTTATGCTGAATCACATTCTAAGGTAAAAGGAAGATTTTGTTACAAAGGAAGAGTTCAATTTTCAAAACTAGATAAAGAACTTAATTTTGGGTATAAAGAAAATGGTTCTTTTGTTATTGCTTTTGAAGAAGAAAATCTTCCAAAACTTGAAGAACTAAAGGCTAATGGTGAATTAAATGGACTTACAGATCTTTCTATTTTAACAAAAGATGAGATAATAAAGCTTGAGCCTAATATTAATCCTGAAGTTAAATATGCTCTTTATTGTAAAGGAGCAGGTATCTGTTCTCCATATGAATTTGTTATTGCTCTAACTGAAAATGCAATTCATAATGGAGTAGAATTAAAGCTAAATACTGAAGTTACAAGTATCAAAGAAATTGACTCTAAATATTTTGAAATTACATCTAAAGATGAAAATAAAATATATGCTCGTTATATTGTCAATGCAGCTGGACTTCATGGAGCTAAAGTTGCAAATATGTTAGGTGATAAGAGTTTTGAAATATATCCTCGTTCTGGAGAATATATGGTATTTAAAAGAGGATATGGAGAACTAGTTAAACAAGTTATTTTCCAAATGCCTAGCAAACTTGGAAAAGGTATTTTAGTTACACCTACATATCATAACAATCTTTTAATTGGACCTGATGCATTAAATGAACCAGTAGTTGATTTAAATACCCATGTTGAAAGACTGGCTAAAATATTTAAATTAGCACTAAATAGTATTCCTTCTCTTGATGTAAATAACTTTATTAGAAGTTTTTCTGGAGTTAGAGCTGTTAGTTCTACTGATGATTTTATTATAAGAGCATCTGAAGTTAATCCTCGTTTTATATTTGCTACAGGAATTCAATCACCTGGACTAACTTCTTCTCCTGCTATTGCTCAAGAAGTTGTTTGTTTACTTAAAGAAAATGGACTTGAACTCAAAGAAAATAAAAACTTCGATCCTTATAGAAAACCTATTATTCCAGATCCAAGTAAAAAAGTTTGGGCAGAAGGAATAGAGATTAAAAAATATGTAGATCTTCCAAAAGGTGATCCTGATCGTTTTGTTTGTCGTTGTGAACAAGTTTCAGAATCTACTATCAATGAAGCTTTAAATAGAAATATTCCTATTACAAGTGTAGATGCAATAAAAAGACGTACTCGTGCTGGTATGGGACTATGCCAAGGAACTTTTTGTAGATCTAGAGTCTTTGAATATTTAAAAGACAAAGTTCAAGATAGAGCAGATATAAATACTGATATTCAAGATAAACACTTATCTAGAGTATCAAAATCTGAGCTTTTAAATTATATGAAAAATAATTAA
- a CDS encoding precorrin-2 dehydrogenase/sirohydrochlorin ferrochelatase family protein — MQNRFFPLFVDITGKNVLIVGAGKIAYRKAKTLLEYEANITVITKEIKEPMFESLENVLIEQREFNEHDIKDKFLVVAATDDAEFNNYIYNICKLSNTLVNNITSKVDMNCRFASVIETPEYQIGISAKGNPVKSKELKNKIIEFLKKYL, encoded by the coding sequence ATGCAAAATAGATTTTTTCCCTTATTTGTAGATATTACAGGTAAAAATGTTTTAATCGTGGGAGCTGGAAAAATAGCCTATAGAAAGGCTAAAACTCTTTTAGAATATGAAGCTAATATAACAGTTATTACTAAAGAGATAAAAGAACCTATGTTTGAATCTCTTGAAAATGTTTTAATTGAACAAAGAGAGTTTAATGAACATGATATAAAAGATAAATTCTTAGTTGTTGCTGCAACAGACGATGCAGAGTTTAATAACTATATTTATAATATTTGTAAGCTGAGTAATACTCTTGTGAATAATATCACTTCTAAAGTTGATATGAACTGTAGATTTGCAAGTGTTATTGAAACTCCTGAATACCAAATTGGAATTTCTGCAAAGGGGAACCCTGTAAAATCTAAAGAATTAAAAAATAAAATAATTGAATTTTTAAAAAAATACTTATAA
- the hemL gene encoding glutamate-1-semialdehyde 2,1-aminomutase, with protein MNHEISTEIFKKAEKYIPGGVNSPVRAFKSVNRKAPIFACKGKGARVWDEDGNEYIDFICSWGPLILGHNPKVVMDGVREAIEYGSSFGLPTKMEVELAQLITKCCPSIEKVRLTTSGTEATMSAVRLARAYTNRNKIAKFEGCYHGHSDALLVKSGSGLLTDGYQDSNGITQGVLKDTITVPFGDIEKLKEVLETKEIACLIMEPVPANMGVIYPNIEFLKDVRELCTKTGTLLIFDEVISGFRLSLGGAQEYFGITPDMTTLGKIIGGGYPVGAFGGRAEIMDLVAPVGRVYHAGTLSGNPVSVRAGFETINYLYNNREEVYKSLEEKVNYIVSNARQLAEKHGAPVVINSIGSLFTIFFTDRKEVNNLEDALSSNTENFAIYFNTMLENGIICPPSQFEAHFLSMAHTKEDLDRALEVMDMAFKKIGDNVNAK; from the coding sequence ATGAATCACGAAATTTCAACTGAAATATTTAAAAAAGCTGAAAAATATATACCAGGTGGAGTTAATAGTCCTGTTAGAGCTTTTAAATCTGTAAATAGAAAAGCTCCTATATTTGCTTGTAAAGGTAAAGGAGCAAGAGTATGGGACGAAGATGGAAATGAATATATTGACTTTATCTGTTCTTGGGGTCCACTTATTTTAGGACACAATCCTAAAGTTGTTATGGACGGAGTAAGAGAAGCAATAGAATATGGAAGTTCTTTTGGTCTTCCTACAAAAATGGAAGTTGAACTTGCCCAACTTATCACAAAATGCTGTCCTTCTATAGAAAAAGTAAGACTTACAACTTCTGGTACAGAAGCAACTATGTCAGCTGTAAGACTAGCTAGAGCATATACAAACAGAAATAAAATTGCAAAATTTGAAGGTTGTTATCATGGACACTCAGATGCACTTTTAGTAAAATCTGGGTCTGGTCTTTTAACTGATGGATACCAAGATAGTAACGGTATTACACAAGGAGTTTTAAAAGATACAATAACAGTACCTTTTGGAGATATAGAAAAATTAAAAGAAGTTCTTGAAACAAAAGAGATAGCTTGCCTTATTATGGAGCCTGTTCCTGCTAATATGGGAGTTATTTATCCTAACATTGAGTTTTTAAAAGATGTTAGAGAACTTTGCACAAAAACAGGTACTCTATTAATATTTGACGAGGTTATTTCTGGATTTAGACTTTCTCTTGGAGGAGCTCAAGAATACTTTGGAATCACTCCTGATATGACAACTCTTGGAAAAATAATAGGTGGAGGATATCCAGTAGGAGCTTTCGGAGGAAGAGCTGAAATAATGGATTTAGTGGCTCCAGTAGGTAGAGTATATCATGCTGGAACTTTATCAGGTAATCCCGTATCTGTAAGAGCTGGATTTGAAACTATAAATTATTTATACAACAACAGAGAAGAGGTATATAAAAGTTTAGAAGAAAAGGTAAATTACATTGTTTCTAATGCTAGACAATTAGCTGAAAAACATGGTGCTCCTGTTGTAATAAATTCAATTGGATCACTATTTACTATATTCTTTACAGATAGAAAAGAAGTAAATAATCTTGAAGATGCTCTATCTTCAAATACTGAAAACTTTGCTATCTACTTTAATACAATGCTTGAGAATGGAATCATATGCCCTCCATCTCAATTTGAGGCTCATTTCTTATCAATGGCTCATACTAAAGAAGATCTTGATAGAGCTCTTGAAGTTATGGATATGGCTTTTAAAAAGATTGGAGATAATGTAAATGCAAAATAG